The Blautia obeum ATCC 29174 region TTGCTGCTGCTCTACAAGTTTTAATCTTAGGCATAATTATTTCCTCCTTAATTCGTGGTACTGTTTTTTATTTCTTATTATCAAGAACACGTGCCAAAACACGCTGTCTGTGATAACTGCTTAACGCTTTTCGCTGAGAAACATTGTCATGCTTCTGCCTTCAATCTTAGGGGCTTTCTCAACAACTGCCACATCTGCAAGAAGTTCTGCAAAATCATCAAGTACATGTTTGCTGCTTGCCATATGTGCCATTTCTCTTCCACGGAAACGTAATGTAACCTTGACACGGTCTCCTTTAGAAAGAAATTTTCTTGCTGCATTGACCTTCGTCTTCAGGTCATTTGTATCAATGTTTGGAGAAAGACGTACTTCCTTGATGTCAATTGTCTTCTGTTTTTTCTTAGCTTCTTTTTCCTTACGGGAGAGCTCATAACGATACTTGCCGTAGTCGATAATCTTACAAACCGGCGGCTTTGCCTGCGGTGCGATTTTAACAAGATCAAGTCCGGCTTCCTGAGCCTTTGCAAATGCTTCTCTTGAAGAAACGATTCCAAGCTGTGCTCCATCCGGTCCGATCAAACGTACCTCTTTGTCTCTGATCTGTTCGTTAATCATTAAATTGCTAATTGTAGTACACCTCCATACATTTAAATAAATGATAAACCTGAATCTCTCAGCTACTGTATAGGAACAGTAACTCCACCCTGTCTTATGAAAACAAAAAAGAGTATGGACAGTTTCCACACTCTGCTATATCCAGGGATAACCAAATGAAATCTCTTTTTCATTTTTATCTCTGTGCATTCCCCGATCTCTGTAGATCAGCCTGCTGCGATATATCAACCTGAGCCGCATTATATGCGCTGAGGTGAGAGTGAAACTCTGCTTTGTTTTCCACGTACTTTAAAAAGATATCATGTCTTTTATATAATGTCAAGTTATTTTTTATACATATTTTTATTTTTTCAGCGCATACTATTCCTGCATGACGTTTGCTGTTATGCATAATCATATCATTATATAAGAAGGAGGCTTCTATTATGACAATTCTGAAATGTAGTGCCACAAAATGTCTTTACAATGAAAATGAGCTCTGTTCCAGAGGCGATATTGAGATTACAGGAGATAATGCTCATCGTGCAGATGAAACAAACTGTGGAAGTTTTCGTGACCGCGCGACTGCCGGTATGACAAACAGCAAAGCTCATCACTGCGGCTGTGAAAAAATCAACATCGACTGTAAAGCTCAGGAATGTACCTATAACGATCAGCGCAAATGTACGGCTTCTGCTATTGATGTGGTCGGATGCAGCACAGACGGATGTAACGAAACAAAATGTAATACCTTCTCCTGCAAATGCTGATCCTTACTCTCAAAAAGACGCTGCATCAAACAGCGTCTTTTTTATGTCTGAATCATTCAGTTTCTAATCCTGTCGCTTCCTATCTGTTTCTCAGGAAATCCGGAATCTGGATATCTTTCTTCTGTACTGTGCTGGTCGGAACTTTGCCTGTATAAGAACCATTGTTCATAGTCGGCAGACTGAAGCTTGGCATAGACATTGTACTGGAAGACGATGCAGATGTACCTGCTGCCGGTTTACGTACACCAAATGGTGTTGTATTGCTTCTTGTACCAAATGGAGTGGTCTTTGCAGCTGTATCGGATAATCCGGTCGCAATAACTGTGATCTTAGCATAGTCTGCAACAGAATCATCATACATAGCACCAAAGATGATGTTTGTATCTTCACCTGTCAGCTCCTGTACATAGCTTGCTGCATCATTTGCATCCATAAGAGAAATATCTCCGGAAATATTGATGATCACATGAGTAGCACCTTTGATGGTTGTCTCAAGCAGCGGAGAGGATACAGCCTGCTGAACAGCTTCCATA contains the following coding sequences:
- the infC gene encoding translation initiation factor IF-3, translating into MINEQIRDKEVRLIGPDGAQLGIVSSREAFAKAQEAGLDLVKIAPQAKPPVCKIIDYGKYRYELSRKEKEAKKKQKTIDIKEVRLSPNIDTNDLKTKVNAARKFLSKGDRVKVTLRFRGREMAHMASSKHVLDDFAELLADVAVVEKAPKIEGRSMTMFLSEKR
- a CDS encoding DUF1540 domain-containing protein yields the protein MTILKCSATKCLYNENELCSRGDIEITGDNAHRADETNCGSFRDRATAGMTNSKAHHCGCEKINIDCKAQECTYNDQRKCTASAIDVVGCSTDGCNETKCNTFSCKC